Proteins co-encoded in one Cytobacillus sp. NJ13 genomic window:
- a CDS encoding ABC transporter ATP-binding protein: protein MDSIKRYLKFVKPYRLQIIGTIIIGIIKFAIPLLIPLLIKYVIDDIIGNEAVSQSDKTSTLLMVMAVMIALFVIARPPIEYYRQYFAQWVASKILYDIRDKLFTHIQKLSFRFYANTRTGEVISRVINDVEQTKTFVVTGLMNLWLDVATILIAVVIMLNMDVTLTIVSLLLFPFYAFSVKYFFGNLRKLTRARSQALAEVQGYLHERVQGMAVVKSFAIEDYEQTQFDAQNKNFLTKAIDHTKWNAKAFAVVNTITDISPLLVIGYSGYQVIQGDISLGVMMAFVAYIDRLYGPLRRLVNSSTTLTQSIASMDRVFELIDEKYDIDDSPDAIQCQNVKGHIQFEEVSFSYNENEPPVLKKINLDVSAGETIALVGMSGGGKSSLVGLIPRFYDVNEGRILLDGTDIRSFKVRSLRDKIGMVLQDNILFSESVSTNILLGKPDATEVEVIEAAKAANAHEFIMNLPEGYDTKVGERGVKLSGGQKQRIAIARIFLKNPPILVLDEATSALDLESEHLIQEALEKLAKDRTTFIVAHRLSTITHADRIILIEHGEISEAGSHEELMKKQGNYYKLFQVQQLEN from the coding sequence TTGGACAGTATAAAGAGATATTTGAAATTCGTAAAGCCGTATCGGCTTCAGATTATCGGAACCATTATAATAGGCATCATTAAATTTGCCATTCCGCTTTTGATTCCGCTTCTGATTAAGTATGTAATAGATGATATTATTGGCAATGAGGCAGTGAGCCAAAGCGATAAGACCAGCACACTTTTAATGGTTATGGCTGTGATGATTGCTTTATTTGTCATCGCACGTCCGCCAATTGAATATTACCGCCAATACTTTGCCCAATGGGTGGCAAGCAAAATTCTATATGATATCCGGGATAAGCTTTTTACCCACATTCAAAAGTTAAGCTTCCGATTCTATGCAAATACAAGAACAGGGGAAGTCATCTCCAGGGTCATAAATGATGTTGAGCAAACCAAAACATTCGTAGTAACCGGTTTAATGAATTTATGGCTTGATGTGGCAACCATTTTAATTGCAGTTGTCATAATGCTGAATATGGATGTTACGTTGACGATTGTGTCTCTGCTTCTATTTCCGTTTTATGCTTTTTCAGTCAAATACTTTTTTGGGAACCTCAGAAAGCTGACAAGGGCACGTTCACAGGCTCTTGCAGAAGTACAGGGCTATCTGCATGAACGTGTTCAGGGGATGGCAGTTGTTAAAAGCTTTGCAATTGAAGATTATGAGCAAACCCAATTTGATGCGCAAAATAAAAATTTCCTGACAAAAGCGATCGACCATACGAAGTGGAACGCAAAGGCATTTGCAGTTGTTAACACCATTACAGATATTTCACCGCTTTTAGTAATTGGCTATTCAGGATATCAGGTTATCCAGGGGGATATTTCTCTCGGTGTCATGATGGCATTTGTAGCTTATATAGATAGATTGTACGGCCCGCTTAGAAGGCTTGTTAACTCATCCACAACCTTAACTCAATCGATAGCATCCATGGATCGTGTATTTGAGTTAATTGATGAGAAATACGATATTGACGATTCCCCTGATGCAATCCAATGCCAGAATGTTAAAGGGCATATCCAATTTGAAGAAGTGAGCTTTTCCTATAATGAGAATGAGCCTCCAGTATTAAAGAAAATAAACCTTGATGTATCAGCAGGGGAGACAATTGCCCTTGTTGGAATGAGCGGTGGAGGGAAGTCCTCTTTAGTAGGGCTGATTCCGCGTTTTTATGATGTCAATGAAGGCAGAATCCTGCTTGATGGCACTGATATCCGTTCGTTTAAAGTAAGGAGCCTTCGCGATAAAATTGGCATGGTGCTTCAGGATAATATTCTGTTCAGTGAGTCGGTTAGTACAAATATTCTTCTCGGCAAGCCCGATGCCACGGAGGTGGAAGTAATAGAAGCTGCCAAGGCTGCCAATGCCCACGAATTTATTATGAATTTGCCTGAAGGATATGATACCAAGGTTGGCGAGCGTGGTGTGAAACTATCGGGGGGGCAAAAGCAGCGGATCGCCATTGCAAGAATTTTTTTGAAAAACCCGCCGATTCTTGTGCTGGATGAAGCCACTTCAGCACTTGATTTAGAGAGTGAACATCTGATACAGGAAGCATTGGAAAAATTGGCTAAAGACCGCACGACTTTTATCGTGGCTCATCGCCTTTCCACCATCACTCACGCGGATAGAATTATCCTGATAGAGCATGGTGAAATTTCTGAAGCGGGAAGCCATGAAGAATTAATGAAAAAACAGGGTAATTATTATAAGCTTTTTCAGGTTCAGCAGCTTGAAAATTAG
- a CDS encoding DUF402 domain-containing protein: MAVPIEGEPMQIHSYKHNGHIHRVWEETTVLKGTQNLVIGGNDRTIVTESDGRTWVTREPAICYFHSQHWFNVIGMIREDGVYYYCNISSPFIFDGEALKYIDYDLDIKVYPDMTFNLLDEDEYERHRQEMNYPDVIDSILKSNVDNLIHWIRQRKGPFAPDFIDIWYERYLTYRR; the protein is encoded by the coding sequence ATGGCGGTACCCATCGAAGGCGAACCAATGCAAATACACAGCTATAAACATAATGGGCATATCCACCGCGTCTGGGAGGAAACAACCGTATTAAAAGGGACACAAAATTTAGTGATTGGCGGAAATGACCGGACAATCGTAACAGAATCTGACGGAAGAACCTGGGTGACAAGAGAGCCAGCCATTTGTTATTTCCATTCACAGCACTGGTTTAATGTGATTGGAATGATTCGGGAAGATGGTGTTTATTATTACTGCAATATAAGTTCACCATTTATTTTTGACGGAGAAGCGTTAAAGTATATTGATTATGATCTGGATATTAAAGTATATCCGGACATGACTTTCAATCTGCTTGACGAAGATGAGTATGAACGGCACCGTCAGGAGATGAATTATCCCGATGTAATTGACAGCATCCTTAAATCGAATGTTGACAATCTCATCCATTGGATCCGTCAGAGAAAAGGTCCTTTTGCACCCGACTTTATTGATATATGGTATGAACGTTATCTTACTTACAGACGCTAA
- a CDS encoding YgaB family protein: MENFNSLVSEQMKTMEKLLYLQSELERCQEIEEELKAIQQETELESVQYEIARMKEELKEIHRIFEEQTEEVIRSYQEVNVTV, encoded by the coding sequence ATGGAGAACTTTAACAGTTTAGTTTCAGAACAGATGAAAACGATGGAAAAGCTTCTTTATCTTCAAAGTGAATTGGAGCGCTGCCAAGAGATTGAAGAAGAATTGAAGGCCATTCAGCAGGAAACGGAGCTGGAAAGTGTACAGTATGAGATTGCAAGGATGAAAGAAGAACTAAAAGAAATTCATCGTATATTTGAGGAACAGACCGAAGAGGTCATCCGCTCCTATCAGGAAGTAAATGTAACTGTTTAA
- a CDS encoding gamma-type small acid-soluble spore protein, translating into MAKQPNQSQAGTNVQEVRQQNAQSAGQGQFGTEFASETNAAEVRQQNQQAEASKGQNAGKQSR; encoded by the coding sequence ATGGCTAAACAACCAAACCAATCTCAAGCTGGAACTAACGTTCAAGAAGTAAGACAACAAAACGCTCAATCTGCTGGCCAAGGACAATTCGGTACTGAATTTGCCAGCGAAACAAACGCTGCTGAAGTAAGACAGCAAAACCAGCAAGCTGAAGCTAGCAAAGGTCAAAATGCCGGCAAACAAAGCCGCTAA